A stretch of Chitinophaga caeni DNA encodes these proteins:
- a CDS encoding IS1595 family transposase, whose translation MDLIEVMHCNNLLDIAETFRDKNVCLDYLASKRWNGSVYCVFCGCNNVYTLKGKYRRYKCGDCRKQFSAIKGTIFENSPIHLQKWFMAIFLITTHKKGISSVQLASSLGVTQKTAWFMAQRIRYALKVKSFDKKLDGVIQCDETFVGGKNKNRHAHKKVANSQGRSFKDKTPVLGMLHTGGHLRLIVMPDTASASIQPAIKEHIAEGSIIVSDEWLGYNGLDKKYFHIVMDHQQKEFVRGAFHTNSIEGFWGLFKRGIIGVYHYLSRKHLQRYCDEFSFRYNNRSIPNSYKFESCLNSVNCRLTYKELINKNQPAIQ comes from the coding sequence ATGGATTTAATAGAAGTTATGCACTGTAACAATTTATTAGATATAGCGGAAACATTCAGGGATAAAAACGTTTGTCTGGATTACTTAGCTTCAAAGCGGTGGAATGGTAGCGTGTATTGCGTTTTTTGTGGTTGTAATAATGTGTATACCTTGAAGGGTAAATACAGACGATATAAATGTGGAGATTGTCGCAAACAGTTTTCAGCTATCAAAGGAACTATATTCGAAAATAGCCCTATTCATTTGCAGAAATGGTTTATGGCGATTTTCTTGATAACTACTCATAAGAAGGGTATTAGTTCTGTTCAATTAGCGAGTAGTTTAGGGGTTACCCAAAAGACCGCGTGGTTTATGGCTCAAAGAATACGGTATGCTCTAAAAGTGAAGTCCTTTGACAAAAAGCTGGATGGAGTGATTCAATGCGACGAAACATTTGTTGGAGGTAAAAATAAGAACCGTCATGCTCATAAGAAAGTTGCAAATTCACAAGGAAGGAGCTTTAAGGATAAAACACCTGTATTAGGTATGTTGCATACTGGTGGTCATTTGAGATTAATTGTTATGCCAGATACAGCATCAGCATCTATTCAACCAGCCATAAAGGAACATATTGCAGAAGGTTCAATCATAGTGTCAGATGAATGGCTAGGATATAATGGGTTAGATAAAAAGTACTTTCATATTGTTATGGATCACCAACAGAAGGAATTTGTAAGAGGTGCTTTTCATACCAACAGTATAGAAGGATTTTGGGGGTTATTTAAACGCGGTATAATTGGAGTTTATCATTATCTAAGCAGGAAGCATTTACAAAGATATTGTGATGAATTTTCTTTTAGATATAACAATAGGTCTATACCCAATAGTTACAAGTTTGAAAGTTGTTTAAATAGTGTGAATTGCAGGCTAACTTATAAGGAGTTGATCAATAAAAATCAACCTGCAATTCAGTGA
- a CDS encoding helix-turn-helix domain-containing protein → MAEISGMNNLLDKQILGAIAVKFKEARTKQGLSQRKLALMADMEYNQVQKLEKGESNLQITTVIKLMIALNLTPNDIIPYGNELS, encoded by the coding sequence TTGGCTGAAATTTCAGGTATGAATAACTTACTGGATAAGCAGATATTAGGCGCTATTGCTGTTAAATTCAAGGAGGCAAGAACTAAGCAGGGATTAAGCCAAAGGAAACTAGCTCTAATGGCTGATATGGAGTATAATCAAGTCCAAAAACTTGAAAAGGGAGAATCCAACCTCCAAATCACTACTGTTATCAAACTAATGATAGCCCTAAACCTTACGCCAAATGATATTATTCCTTACGGAAATGAATTGTCTTAA
- a CDS encoding DEAD/DEAH box helicase, protein MSLPHLLKYIYNNGTDEVIRRGKRIFASGGVELIEADPVLKSASFRVKSDTHANYYRVSVNKYHDSSAISVRCQCPYNLGEICRHEAAALFQLQEMLDKNHFENFDSQYDQQHTVIKMRTIDLKTIKLLTSSNIFADAEKLLRKYHPTIVSAKDEKVEAMLELPNETYQLIIQKNEERNFDTHCQCDEHEFALCVHKTALFLHLLNQYGPYYFDSLRNWDKEKNKLLSLYGYSLEDNLDGKFAFSYNNGKPFLRVLDPSIKKVESAMPSPKEEPPTQTIAPSKRIGVVLNANETLYPYFSVDLITGEANEEGDAFVTLISKLDLTKYIDYYQFKEQDREVIAPTRKLQQSEINKFLNKNSPFAGIWDNIIHESGDSLPTDTKELILEYLHPKLVKYFNQLSEQPLVFILKERQAFKTKSLLPVNITGELLQISLHTKVEGDQVIITASVQIEDEEVNLADNEWSSPMVFIHNSDAYLFKIPFDALQAELYQNQGNVKVPLSGWGQYLNENLLPLGKDYPISFDPALMAEVSGEIPEYRVQLKEIGDTFVIQPTFNYRGHDVEWNNETQITIQEDNKVLVIHRNKEAEEEFIQKLRGLHTSFAAPTNFNYFYLRSKEALVNNWFFNFFDTLKEMNVRVFGFDNLRNFRFNTHKPVTNLQVSSGIDWFDAQVEVVYGDQKVSIKDIKKALANKQNYVQLADGTLGLLPEEWLKKYSLLFKIGEEKDKGGLKLSKYNFNVIDELYEFIDDEQVLRELDEKRTKLVQFDEIRHQPLPGNVNASLRPYQESGFQWLNYLDEVKWGGILADDMGLGKTIQTLTFIQHYKNKHGRCLTLVVCPTTLIYNWENEIKKFTPTIVHHIHHGPARIKSPEALRPFDVIITTYGTLRSDIQMFMKLEFDYVILDESQAIKNPQSKVTKAAQLLHTKNRLALSGTPMQNNTFDIYAQMNFLNPGMLGSIDFFRNEFATPIDKFQDEERKDHLRKLIYPFILRRTKEQVAKDLPEKIETVIFCEMDHEQRQIYDAYRNTYRSKILGVIEEQGMERSQLTILQGLMKLRQICDSPAILNETEQYPNHSVKLHELTREMSENISNHKVLVFSQFLGMLGLIKEKLIAQKIPFEYFDGSTSTTERERAIQNFQQNSECRVFLISLKAGGVGLNLTAADYVYIVDPWWNPAVEQQAIDRTHRIGQTKNIFAYRMICKDTVEEKILELQERKKSLVKEIVADENGFVKKLTKEDVMYLFS, encoded by the coding sequence ATGTCATTACCCCATCTGTTAAAATACATATACAATAACGGGACCGACGAGGTGATCCGTAGGGGTAAGCGCATATTTGCATCCGGTGGCGTAGAACTAATTGAAGCAGATCCTGTTCTGAAATCAGCCTCCTTCCGTGTAAAAAGCGATACCCATGCTAACTATTACCGGGTTTCAGTGAATAAATATCACGATTCCTCGGCTATTAGCGTGCGTTGCCAATGCCCGTATAACTTAGGAGAAATTTGTCGGCACGAAGCCGCAGCCTTGTTTCAACTGCAAGAAATGCTCGACAAAAACCATTTTGAGAACTTCGATTCTCAATATGATCAACAGCATACGGTAATCAAGATGCGTACAATCGACTTGAAAACCATTAAGTTGTTGACTTCCAGCAATATTTTTGCCGATGCGGAAAAGCTATTGCGGAAGTATCATCCTACTATCGTATCTGCAAAAGACGAGAAGGTAGAAGCCATGTTGGAATTGCCCAATGAAACTTACCAGCTCATTATTCAGAAAAACGAGGAAAGGAATTTCGATACCCATTGCCAATGTGATGAACATGAATTTGCATTGTGCGTGCACAAAACCGCCCTGTTTTTACATTTGTTAAACCAGTACGGCCCGTATTATTTCGACTCCCTACGCAATTGGGATAAAGAAAAGAATAAATTATTGTCTTTATACGGCTATTCCCTGGAGGATAACCTGGATGGCAAGTTTGCGTTCTCTTATAATAACGGTAAACCTTTCCTTCGCGTTCTTGATCCAAGTATCAAGAAAGTGGAATCGGCCATGCCTTCTCCCAAGGAAGAACCGCCAACCCAAACAATTGCGCCGAGCAAGAGAATAGGGGTGGTGCTGAATGCCAATGAAACGTTATATCCTTATTTCTCCGTTGATCTCATCACCGGCGAAGCCAACGAAGAGGGTGATGCATTCGTAACGCTGATCAGCAAACTTGATCTCACGAAGTATATCGATTACTATCAATTCAAGGAGCAGGATCGCGAAGTCATTGCCCCTACCAGGAAATTGCAGCAATCGGAAATCAACAAGTTCCTGAATAAAAATTCTCCCTTTGCCGGGATTTGGGATAATATCATCCACGAGTCGGGCGATTCTCTTCCCACCGATACGAAGGAGCTGATATTGGAATATTTACATCCCAAGTTGGTGAAATATTTCAACCAACTCAGCGAGCAACCGCTCGTATTCATATTAAAAGAAAGACAGGCTTTTAAAACCAAGAGCTTGTTGCCGGTCAATATCACGGGCGAGCTGTTGCAGATCAGCCTGCACACCAAAGTGGAAGGCGACCAGGTGATCATTACCGCCTCCGTTCAAATCGAAGACGAAGAAGTGAATCTTGCCGATAACGAATGGAGCAGCCCCATGGTCTTTATCCATAATTCGGATGCTTACCTGTTTAAAATTCCTTTCGATGCGCTACAGGCCGAACTCTATCAAAATCAAGGCAACGTAAAAGTACCTTTATCCGGATGGGGGCAATATTTGAACGAAAATTTATTGCCTTTAGGTAAGGATTATCCCATTTCTTTTGATCCGGCTTTAATGGCTGAAGTGAGTGGCGAAATACCGGAATACAGGGTGCAGTTAAAGGAAATCGGTGATACTTTCGTTATTCAACCCACTTTCAATTACCGCGGTCATGATGTGGAGTGGAACAATGAAACCCAGATCACGATCCAGGAAGATAACAAGGTGCTGGTGATTCACCGCAACAAGGAAGCCGAAGAAGAATTTATCCAGAAGCTGCGTGGTTTGCATACCAGCTTTGCTGCACCGACAAACTTTAATTACTTCTATTTAAGATCTAAAGAAGCGCTGGTGAATAACTGGTTTTTCAACTTCTTCGACACGTTGAAGGAGATGAATGTCCGCGTATTCGGCTTTGACAACCTCCGCAATTTTAGATTCAATACGCATAAACCCGTTACCAATTTACAGGTAAGCTCCGGCATCGATTGGTTCGATGCGCAGGTAGAGGTTGTGTACGGGGACCAAAAGGTTAGCATCAAGGATATTAAGAAAGCCTTGGCTAACAAGCAGAACTATGTTCAGTTGGCCGATGGCACCCTGGGTTTATTGCCGGAAGAATGGCTGAAGAAATATTCTTTACTGTTCAAAATCGGTGAGGAAAAAGACAAGGGCGGCCTGAAACTATCTAAGTACAACTTCAACGTCATCGATGAATTGTACGAGTTTATCGATGATGAACAAGTGCTGCGCGAACTGGATGAAAAAAGAACGAAACTGGTGCAATTCGACGAGATCCGTCACCAGCCGCTACCCGGTAATGTGAACGCCAGCTTACGTCCCTACCAGGAGAGTGGTTTCCAATGGTTAAATTATCTCGATGAAGTGAAATGGGGCGGTATCCTGGCAGATGATATGGGTTTGGGTAAAACCATTCAAACGCTCACCTTCATTCAACATTATAAAAATAAGCACGGCAGATGCTTGACCCTCGTGGTTTGTCCTACTACGTTGATCTATAACTGGGAAAACGAGATCAAGAAGTTTACGCCAACGATCGTGCATCATATACATCACGGTCCCGCAAGGATCAAGTCGCCGGAAGCATTGCGGCCATTCGACGTGATCATCACTACCTATGGTACATTGCGCAGCGACATCCAGATGTTTATGAAGCTCGAATTTGATTACGTGATACTGGATGAATCACAAGCGATCAAGAATCCGCAATCGAAAGTTACGAAAGCGGCGCAATTATTACATACCAAGAATAGGTTAGCGCTGAGTGGTACGCCGATGCAAAACAACACTTTCGATATTTACGCGCAGATGAACTTCTTAAATCCGGGCATGTTGGGTAGCATTGATTTCTTCAGGAATGAATTTGCCACACCGATCGATAAGTTCCAGGATGAAGAACGGAAAGATCACCTGCGTAAACTGATATATCCATTTATACTCAGGAGAACGAAAGAGCAAGTGGCGAAAGACCTGCCGGAAAAAATCGAAACGGTCATCTTCTGCGAAATGGATCACGAGCAAAGGCAGATTTACGATGCCTACCGCAATACTTACCGTTCCAAGATACTCGGCGTCATAGAAGAGCAAGGGATGGAGCGTTCGCAATTAACGATCTTGCAAGGTTTAATGAAGCTGCGCCAGATATGTGACTCTCCCGCGATTTTGAACGAAACGGAGCAGTACCCGAACCATTCAGTCAAGCTGCACGAGTTGACCCGCGAGATGTCAGAAAACATCAGCAATCACAAGGTACTCGTATTTTCGCAGTTCCTCGGCATGCTGGGTTTAATCAAGGAGAAATTGATTGCTCAAAAAATACCGTTCGAATACTTTGATGGCAGCACTTCCACAACGGAAAGGGAACGCGCGATACAGAACTTCCAGCAGAACAGCGAATGCCGCGTATTCCTCATCTCGCTGAAAGCGGGTGGTGTCGGTTTGAACTTGACGGCTGCCGATTATGTTTACATTGTCGATCCTTGGTGGAACCCGGCAGTAGAGCAACAAGCCATTGACCGTACGCACCGTATCGGGCAAACGAAAAATATTTTCGCGTACCGCATGATCTGTAAAGACACGGTTGAAGAGAAGATATTGGAATTACAGGAACGTAAGAAATCCTTGGTAAAAGAAATTGTTGCCGATGAAAATGGTTTCGTGAAGAAGTTGACAAAAGAAGATGTGATGTACCTATTCAGTTAA